A portion of the Colius striatus isolate bColStr4 chromosome 1, bColStr4.1.hap1, whole genome shotgun sequence genome contains these proteins:
- the ARGLU1 gene encoding arginine and glutamate-rich protein 1 isoform X1, with the protein MGRSRSRSSSRSKHTKSSKHNKKNRSRSRSRSREKDRARKRSKSRESKRNRRRESRSRSRSNTAPSSRRDRERERDRASSPPDRIDIFGRTVSKRSSLDEKQKREEEEKKAEFERQRKIRQQEIEEKLIEEETARRVEELVAKRVEEELEKRKDEIEREVLRRVEEAKRIMEKQLLEELERQRQAELAAQKAREEEERAKREELERILEENNRKIAEAQAKLAEEQLKIVEEQRKIHEERMKLEQERQRQQKEEQKIILGKGKSRPKLSFSLKSQD; encoded by the exons ATGGGTCGGTCCCGCAGCCGGAGCTCGTCCCGCTCCAAGCACACCAAGAGCTCCAAGCACAATAAGAAGAACCGGAGTCGATCGCGTTCCCGCTCCCGGGAGAAGGATCGGGCGCGGAAGCGCTCCAAGTCCCGGGAGAGCAAGCGGAACCGGCGCCGGGAGTCCCGCTCACGTTCACGCTCCAACACGGCCCCCTCTTCCCGCCGCGACCGAGAGCGGGAGCGCGACCGCGCCTCCTCCCCGCCCGACCGCATCGACATCTTCGGGCGCACGGTGAGCAAGCGCAGCAGCCTGGACGAGAAGCAAaagcgggaggaggaggagaaaaaagcgGAGTTCGAGCGGCAGCGGAAAAT TCGTCAACAAGAAATTGAAGAGAAACTCATAGAGGAAGAAACTGCTCGAAGAGTGGAAGAGCTTGTGGCTAAACGTGTAGAAGAAGAGTTGGAGAAAAGGAAGGATGAGATTGAACGAGAGGTTCTCCGCAGGGTGGAGGAGGCTAAGCGCATCATGGAAAAACAGTTGCTCGAAGAACTCGAGCGACAGCGACAAGCTGAACTTGCAGCACAAAAAGCCAGAGAG GAAGAAGAGCGTGCAAAGCGTGAGGAACTAGAACGAATACTAGAAGAGAATAATCGAAAAATTGCAGAAGCACAAGCTAAACTG GCTGAAGAACAATTGAAAATTGTTGAAGAACAAAGAAAGATTCATGAGGAGAGGATGAAACTAGAACAAGAGAGACAACGTCAGCAAAAGGAAGAGCAAAAAATTATCCTGGGCAAAGGAAAATCTAGGCCAAAACTGTCCTTCTCACTAAAAAGCCAGGATTAA
- the ARGLU1 gene encoding arginine and glutamate-rich protein 1 isoform X2: MGRSRSRSSSRSKHTKSSKHNKKNRSRSRSRSREKDRARKRSKSRESKRNRRRESRSRSRSNTAPSSRRDRERERDRASSPPDRIDIFGRTVSKRSSLDEKQKREEEEKKAEFERQRKIRQQEIEEKLIEEETARRVEELVAKRVEEELEKRKDEIEREVLRRVEEAKRIMEKQLLEELERQRQAELAAQKARERKLARMAAEEHTLQDTGQDSKYSTFNAD; encoded by the exons ATGGGTCGGTCCCGCAGCCGGAGCTCGTCCCGCTCCAAGCACACCAAGAGCTCCAAGCACAATAAGAAGAACCGGAGTCGATCGCGTTCCCGCTCCCGGGAGAAGGATCGGGCGCGGAAGCGCTCCAAGTCCCGGGAGAGCAAGCGGAACCGGCGCCGGGAGTCCCGCTCACGTTCACGCTCCAACACGGCCCCCTCTTCCCGCCGCGACCGAGAGCGGGAGCGCGACCGCGCCTCCTCCCCGCCCGACCGCATCGACATCTTCGGGCGCACGGTGAGCAAGCGCAGCAGCCTGGACGAGAAGCAAaagcgggaggaggaggagaaaaaagcgGAGTTCGAGCGGCAGCGGAAAAT TCGTCAACAAGAAATTGAAGAGAAACTCATAGAGGAAGAAACTGCTCGAAGAGTGGAAGAGCTTGTGGCTAAACGTGTAGAAGAAGAGTTGGAGAAAAGGAAGGATGAGATTGAACGAGAGGTTCTCCGCAGGGTGGAGGAGGCTAAGCGCATCATGGAAAAACAGTTGCTCGAAGAACTCGAGCGACAGCGACAAGCTGAACTTGCAGCACAAAAAGCCAGAGAG AGGAAGCTGGCGCGTATGGCAGCCGAGGAGCACACTCTGCAGGACACTGGACAAGACAGTAAATATTCAACTTTTAATGCTGATTAA